Proteins encoded within one genomic window of Sphaerotilus montanus:
- a CDS encoding YheT family hydrolase, whose amino-acid sequence MTLDPAPAWLPGGQAQTVWPALFSRSHDTAEPIVYRRERHTTPDADFVDIDWLDPVGPSAGLLVLFHGLEGSSRSHYALAFADWARRHGWRFAVPHFRGCSGELNLAPRAYHSGDHVEIGWMLDKIRASHGGSGPVVAVGVSLGGNALLRWAQESGAQAERVVQAVASVCSPIDLAAAGHAIGRGLNRHLYTPMFLRTMKPKALAKLAQHPGLFDADRMRQARDLYEFDNLFTAPLHGYRDTEDYWRRASAKPHLAEIRIPALVINARNDPFVPADSLPGAHEVGRHVTLWQPDHGGHVGFASGPPPGDVRGLPRAVMGWMQGQLGSRWPAPLR is encoded by the coding sequence TTGACGCTCGATCCCGCTCCGGCCTGGCTGCCCGGCGGCCAGGCGCAGACTGTCTGGCCGGCGCTGTTCTCGCGCAGCCACGACACGGCCGAGCCCATCGTCTACCGCCGCGAGCGCCACACCACGCCGGACGCCGACTTCGTCGACATCGACTGGCTGGATCCGGTGGGGCCGAGCGCGGGCCTGCTGGTGCTGTTCCACGGACTGGAAGGTTCCTCCCGCAGCCACTACGCGTTGGCGTTTGCCGACTGGGCGCGCCGCCATGGCTGGCGCTTCGCGGTGCCGCATTTCCGCGGCTGCTCGGGTGAGCTGAACCTGGCCCCGCGGGCCTACCACTCGGGCGACCACGTCGAGATCGGCTGGATGCTGGACAAGATCCGCGCGTCGCACGGCGGCAGCGGCCCGGTCGTGGCGGTCGGCGTCTCGCTGGGCGGCAATGCGCTGCTGCGCTGGGCGCAGGAGTCGGGCGCGCAGGCTGAGCGCGTGGTGCAGGCGGTGGCGTCGGTGTGTTCGCCGATCGATCTGGCCGCGGCTGGCCACGCGATCGGGCGCGGCCTGAACCGCCACCTCTACACGCCGATGTTCCTGCGCACCATGAAGCCCAAGGCGCTGGCCAAGCTCGCGCAGCATCCCGGCCTCTTCGACGCCGACCGGATGCGCCAGGCGCGTGACCTCTACGAATTCGACAACCTCTTCACCGCGCCGCTGCACGGCTACCGCGACACCGAGGACTACTGGCGCCGCGCCTCCGCCAAGCCGCATCTGGCCGAGATCCGTATTCCCGCGCTGGTCATCAATGCGCGCAACGATCCCTTCGTGCCTGCCGACAGCCTGCCGGGTGCCCATGAGGTTGGCCGCCATGTCACCTTGTGGCAACCCGACCATGGGGGCCATGTCGGGTTTGCGTCCGGGCCCCCGCCTGGGGATGTGCGTGGCTTGCCGCGGGCCGTGATGGGCTGGATGCAGGGTCAACTCGGATCCCGCTGGCCGGCGCCGCTGCGCTGA
- a CDS encoding c-type cytochrome, protein MSQAHDEHETPIKTPKQLILAVIFAFLVPIFAIVLLVKNVGSDTRSGAGADALSEEATAARIQPIGAVTIKLEGGPLKSGEEVFKGQCTACHTAGLAGAPKFGDAAAWGPRVGQGYEALLTSALKGKGAMGAQGGGDFSDLEIGRAVVYMANAAGAKLEEPKAAAVPADAASK, encoded by the coding sequence ATGAGCCAAGCCCACGACGAGCACGAAACCCCGATCAAGACCCCCAAGCAACTCATCCTGGCGGTGATCTTTGCGTTTCTGGTGCCGATCTTCGCGATTGTCCTGCTGGTGAAGAACGTGGGCAGCGACACCCGCTCCGGCGCCGGTGCCGACGCACTGAGCGAGGAAGCCACCGCTGCACGCATCCAGCCCATCGGCGCGGTGACCATCAAGCTCGAAGGCGGTCCGCTGAAGAGCGGCGAGGAAGTGTTCAAGGGCCAGTGCACGGCCTGCCACACCGCAGGCCTGGCCGGTGCACCGAAGTTCGGAGACGCCGCTGCCTGGGGCCCGCGTGTCGGCCAGGGCTATGAAGCGCTGCTGACCTCGGCGCTCAAGGGCAAGGGAGCCATGGGCGCACAGGGCGGTGGTGATTTCAGCGATCTGGAAATCGGTCGTGCCGTGGTCTACATGGCCAACGCCGCTGGTGCCAAGCTCGAAGAGCCGAAGGCCGCTGCGGTCCCGGCAGACGCTGCGTCGAAGTAA
- a CDS encoding DUF2946 family protein, which yields MDDIVKAALKKWPNVPDCRGWLALDARGDWYMRDDRTQATGPFPQAKGSRILHDKLREFIGRNYEADADGCWFFQNGPQKVFVELEAAPWVFGVQWLDGVFRVETHTGRPVPSVDAVLVDEHGRLFLHTPLGLGLVRSADMDTAADAVVGGLWVPQEVAFAELPVRFGYDLSPQRRGSIAVARA from the coding sequence ATGGATGACATCGTCAAGGCGGCCCTGAAGAAGTGGCCCAACGTGCCCGACTGCCGGGGCTGGCTCGCGCTCGATGCGCGCGGTGACTGGTACATGCGCGACGACCGTACGCAGGCGACGGGGCCGTTTCCGCAGGCCAAAGGCAGCCGGATCCTCCACGACAAGCTGCGCGAGTTCATCGGCCGCAACTACGAGGCCGATGCCGACGGCTGCTGGTTCTTCCAGAACGGCCCGCAGAAGGTGTTTGTCGAGCTGGAGGCCGCGCCCTGGGTGTTCGGCGTGCAGTGGCTGGACGGCGTCTTCCGGGTCGAGACCCACACCGGGCGCCCGGTGCCCTCGGTGGACGCGGTGCTGGTCGACGAGCACGGTCGGCTGTTCCTGCACACGCCGCTGGGCCTCGGCCTCGTGCGCTCCGCGGACATGGACACTGCCGCGGATGCCGTCGTCGGGGGTCTGTGGGTGCCGCAGGAGGTGGCGTTTGCCGAACTGCCGGTGCGCTTCGGCTACGACCTGAGCCCGCAGCGCCGCGGATCGATCGCTGTGGCGCGGGCATGA